The following proteins are co-located in the Trichormus variabilis 0441 genome:
- a CDS encoding Nif11-like leader peptide family natural product precursor translates to MSIQQANAFYEALMADEIIYEKYFNKCCSRSLLGSYHWDKKKIVNFAATLGYRFTETELDQVWFDSEPSTHEQLSLA, encoded by the coding sequence ATGTCTATACAACAAGCAAATGCTTTTTATGAAGCTTTAATGGCTGACGAAATTATTTATGAAAAATACTTTAATAAGTGCTGTAGTCGTAGTTTATTAGGTAGTTACCATTGGGATAAAAAGAAAATAGTCAATTTCGCAGCCACCCTTGGTTATAGATTTACTGAAACTGAATTAGATCAAGTATGGTTTGACAGCGAACCCAGTACCCATGAACAGTTATCATTGGCTTGA